In Malus sylvestris chromosome 15, drMalSylv7.2, whole genome shotgun sequence, a single genomic region encodes these proteins:
- the LOC126601872 gene encoding transcription factor MYB114-like codes for MVPVSSRSSKKDVNRGSWTAEEDQKLAQVIEIHGPRRWKSIATKAGLKRCGKSCRLRWMNYLRPNIKRGNISDQEEDLILRLHKLLGNRWSLIAGRLPGRTDNEIKNYWNSHLSKKLKQNRAVSKTVQGSTEQKNIKANDVNALTIEREDAFKLEENFNFGFNGGQFFNCSSSEQGPLNLEWMNKFLEMDESWFTLHDI; via the exons ATGGTTCCAGTTAGCAGTCGAAGTTCTAAGAAAGATGTAAACAGAGGCTCCTGGACGGCAGAGGAGGACCAAAAACTTGCTCAAGTTATAGAAATCCACGGTCCGAGGCGTTGGAAGTCCATTGCAACTAAAGCAG gTCTTAAGCGATGTGGGAAGAGTTGCAGGTTAAGATGGATGAACTATCTTAGACCTAATATTAAGAGAGGCAATATTTCAGACCAAGAAGAAGACTTAATTCTCAGGCTTCATAAGCTTCTGGGAAACAG GTGGTCGTTGATTGCCGGAAGACTACCTGGTCGAACAGATAACGAGATCAAGAATTACTGGAACTCTCATTTGAGCAAAAAGTTGAAGCAAAACAGAGCAGTTTCAAAGACAGTGCAAGGGTCCACAGAGCAAAAGAATATCAAAGCAAACGACGTGAATGCTTTAACAATTGAAAGAGAAGACGCCTTCAAACTTGAGGAGAACTTCAACTTCGGTTTCAATGGCGGCCAATTCTTCAACTGCTCGAGCAGCGAACAAGGGCCTCTGAATTTGGAGTGGATGAATAAATTCCTTGAAATGGATGAGAGTTGGTTTACTTTGCATGACATTTGA